Genomic DNA from Vicinamibacteria bacterium:
GACGCCTCGCATTTTCTTCGAACTTACCGTGCGAGTTATCCGTAATGGGCGATAGATAGGATGGGAGGAATCAACCGATGATCGTGCCCTTGCACCGCGCTCTTGCCCTCGCTGGCGTCGCCGTGGCTACGCTGACTGCCAGCCCCGTTTTGGCTCAGACACCCTGGATCCATGTCGAGGTGGACGAAGGCACCGCGGCGGACACGCGAGTCAAGGTCAACCTGCCGCTATCCGTGGTTGCGCTGGCGCTCGATGCGGCTCCATCGGAGGTCGTCTCTCGAGGACGAATTCACGCTCACGATTGCGATATCGATATCGCCGATTTGAGACGCGCCTGGAGGGAGCTGAAGGATGCTGGCGATGCCGAGCTCGTGTCTGTCGAGGGTCGAGACGGGAACGTAGCCATACGCCGCGAGGGCGACAAGGTTCGCATCGACCTCACCGATCGCAAGGACGGCGGCGAAGTTCACGTCGATGTACCGGTGTCGGTGGTGGACAGCCTCCTGTCGGGAGAAGGAGACGAGCTCAACGTTCGAGGCGCGATTGACGAGCTGAGATCGCTGCGGGGCGATGTCGTTCGGGTCGACGATGGCGGCACGAAAGTCCGCGTGTGGATCGACGAACGGGACTAGCAACCGATGCTCAAGACCGCCGCCCTCGTGTTGTTGTCCGTGCCTGTCCTCATCGTCGGGTCCCTCGCGAGCTCGAGCTGCCTCGTGGTCGACGTCAAGCCGTCGGACGGACCACGCCTGATCGTCCCCGTGCCTCTATTCGTCGCCCGCGCCGCCCTGAGCTTCGCCCCCGAGGAGGCCGCCTACGTAACTCTTCCCGATGAGGTCGCGGAGTATTCCGAACTCGTCCTCCGGATCATCGACGAGCTCGAGAACGCTCCCGACTCCGTGCTCGTCGAGGTCGACGACCACGGCGATCATGTGCTCATCGAAAAGCTCGGCGACGAGCTCGCCATCGACGTGACGACCCGTGACGAGGAAGTCTCGGTGCGTGTCCCTCTGAAGATGGTGGCCGAGATCGTGGAGAGCTGCCAGGGAGGGGAAGTCGAAGTCTCCCATGTCCTGAGCGCCCTGTCCTCGGTATCGCGAACCGATCTGGTTCACGTAAGGAGCAGGGACGAAGAAGTCAAAGTCTGGATCTGGTAAACGACTCGAAGGTTCGCCTAACGCCGGTCCCTGAGCTTGGCCAGCAATCGCAGCAGCTCGAGATAGAGCCATACCAGAGTGACCATCACGCCGAACGCCGCGTACCATTCCATGAATTTCGGCGCGCCGCGAGCGGCGCCCCGCTCGATGAGGTCGAAGTCGAGAACGAGATTGAGCGCGGCCACGCCGACCACGGCGAGGCTGAACAGAATGCCGAACGTCCCGGAGCTGTGGATCAGGGGGAGGCTGATCCCGAAGAACCCCAGCACGAAGGAAGCCATATAGAAGAGAAAGATTCCACCGGTCGCCGCGACGACGCCTTTTCTGAAGGTGTCGGTGACGCGAATGAGACCCGCCTTGTAGGCAAGCAGGAGAGCGGCAAGCGTTCCGAAGGTAAGGCCGATGGCTTGGACGACGATACCGGGATAGCTCGCTTCGAAGATGGCCGATATGCCACCGAGCACGAGACCTTCGAGAAGCGCGTAGATCGGGGCCGTCACCGGAGCCCAGGCTTGCTTGAATACCGTGACCAGCGCCGCGACCAGACCTCCGATCAGTCCCCCGAAGAGCCACGGAGACACGGCCGCGGGGTTGCCACTCGCGGTGTACAGGTTCCAGGTCCAGCCGGCGGTCAATAGGGCCAGCATCAGCAAGATGGCCGTCTTGTTCACCGTTCCAGCGACGCTCATGGCACCGCCAACCGCGGTACGGGCCGGGGCGAGCTTGACGAAGACGTTCTCGTTCAATGTGGGATTCATCGTTCGCATGGCGATCCCTATATTGTCAACGACCGCGGGACAAGGCAAGCTCGACGAGGTGACCGATCAGATCTTCATAGCTGCGGCCCGTCTTCGTCCAGGCCATGATGAGCTCGCATTGCGACGAGAGCCAGGGATTGGGATTCACCTCGAGGACATGGATCGTACCGTCGTCGCCGAGCCTGAGATCGACCCGCCCGTAGTCGCGAAGACCGAGAGCGACGTAGGCTTCGACCGCCACGTTCTGCATGCGCCGCGTCAGCCGCGGGGAGAGGCCGGTCGGGAATACCGCGGGCGTCGAGCGGTAGAGCTCCGTCCCCTTCCACCATTTCACCTCCGTCCCCGCGATCCGGGGAACGCCTCGGGGCAGGCGCGAGAGGTCGACTTCGACGAGAGGCAACGGCTCGGGTGGATCGTTACCGATCACGCCAACGTAGATGTCGCGTCCGGGGACGTAGCGTTCCACCAGGGCGGTCCCGAAAGCGCGTTGGACGTATCGTATGCGAGTGCGTAAGGCTCGCGTTTCGTGGACCACGGATCCGGTATCGATTCCGATCGATCCGTCCTCCCGGGCCGGCTTCACGATCAGCGGGAACGGAAGGTCGATTCGCGGGATCCTCGCATCGGGGGCGACGGCGACAAAATCGGGTGTCTCGATGTCATGGAAACGGAGCAGCTTCTTGGCCAGGACCTTGTCCTGCCCCACGTGGAGCGCACGGGGTCCGTTGCCGGTGTAGCGTTTTCCGAGAAGCTCCAGATAGGCCGCCACGTGCAGGTCCTTGGTGTCGTCGCCCCCGTAGGACTCGGTGAGATTGAAGAACACCGAGGCGGGGGTGCGCGCCAGCCGGGTGAGTCCCGCGGTCGCGCCGTCGAGAACGACGTAAACCGGCCGATAGCCAACCGCTTTCAACGCGCCAAAGACCTCTTCGTGCACTTCCGGCGGCTCGAGCTCCGAGCCGTCGGCGCGGAATGGAAGACCGTGATCCTCATGAGGCCACCAGACGTCGTAAAGGACGGCAACGGTCGTGCGCGGCATCTCGATCCCGATCACTCTTATCACGAAGTCGAAAACGTTTGTCGCAACTCGAAGTTTGTGATAATTTCAACGAAGATAATTTCATCAACAAAAACAATACGTTCACCGGCAAAACATGCGAAATGACTTCAAGTTAGCGCTTGTGTTCCTTGCTGCGGTCGGGGTTGCCTCCTGGGCGTGTAGTCCAGACAGCACCGAACCGTCGCTCACGATTACCGCCCCGACGACCCTCGATCCCGTTGCGGGTTCCGAAGTGGCCAGTCCGCAACCAACGCTCCGTGTCGGCAACGCGACCGGACCGATCGGACTGCGGTATCGATTCGAAGTCGCGACCGACTCCGACTTCTCGAATATGGTAGCACTCGGCGGAGATATTCCCGAGGGCGGGGGGGGAACGACCTCGTGGCAGATCAATACGCCATTGTCGATCGAGACTTTCTATCACTGGCGTGCGCGCGCTTTCGCCGAAAATGTGGAGGGTCCTTTCTCTCAACCCGCGAATTTCGAGGTCGTCGGGGGGTTCATCAGCCAGACGCCGGATAATCTCATCTATGTCTCCGACCCGTTGCTCAGCGGAACTTCGGTGGGTGAGGTTGGAGGCGGTGAGTTCCGCAGAGATGGTTGGATGGCGACCGACGCGCTCTCCTACATTCGTTACGTGATTCCGACGACGCCCAACGGCTTCGTCGAGTTCGACGTGACGAATCTGAGGAATCCGAACCCGCACTCAGACAAGCGGAACCTGATGATCATGTGGGACCCTTCCAAAGGTGAGTACACGACCAACCCGTTCCGCGTTCACCTGGCCAAGTACGATACCCAAACCGTCGATCGATGGCATATGAGGCTGCGGTTCATCTCGAACGGTCAGGAAACCAACACCGGAATCGATTTCTTCGATTGGGACCCGTCGCGGGTCTACCATTTTCGTATGGAATGGGGTGCGTTTCCCGAGATCGTCAGCACCCAGCGGGTGCAGGTGTTGATGGACGGAGTCGAAATCCTCAGCAGAAATTACGATCCCATTTATCGCCCCAACCCGCACTGGGTCGAGCTCGGAATGGCGCCAAGGGCGGAATCCCTCGAGCAGGCGATCTATTCGAACGTTACGATCGGTATTCGCCAGCCGTAACTTGCCGGGACAGACGCTGGCGCTGGACCCGTGTGTTACCGTAACGGTCTGCGCTACAATAAGCCTACAAGAGAAGAAGAACAAAGGTAGCTCGCGCTCGCTGCGCGCCAAGCGAAGGCGACGTCGTGGAGTG
This window encodes:
- a CDS encoding D-alanine--D-alanine ligase, whose amino-acid sequence is MIRVIGIEMPRTTVAVLYDVWWPHEDHGLPFRADGSELEPPEVHEEVFGALKAVGYRPVYVVLDGATAGLTRLARTPASVFFNLTESYGGDDTKDLHVAAYLELLGKRYTGNGPRALHVGQDKVLAKKLLRFHDIETPDFVAVAPDARIPRIDLPFPLIVKPAREDGSIGIDTGSVVHETRALRTRIRYVQRAFGTALVERYVPGRDIYVGVIGNDPPEPLPLVEVDLSRLPRGVPRIAGTEVKWWKGTELYRSTPAVFPTGLSPRLTRRMQNVAVEAYVALGLRDYGRVDLRLGDDGTIHVLEVNPNPWLSSQCELIMAWTKTGRSYEDLIGHLVELALSRGR
- a CDS encoding Bax inhibitor-1/YccA family protein; its protein translation is MRTMNPTLNENVFVKLAPARTAVGGAMSVAGTVNKTAILLMLALLTAGWTWNLYTASGNPAAVSPWLFGGLIGGLVAALVTVFKQAWAPVTAPIYALLEGLVLGGISAIFEASYPGIVVQAIGLTFGTLAALLLAYKAGLIRVTDTFRKGVVAATGGIFLFYMASFVLGFFGISLPLIHSSGTFGILFSLAVVGVAALNLVLDFDLIERGAARGAPKFMEWYAAFGVMVTLVWLYLELLRLLAKLRDRR